The genomic DNA TGTTCGGCGCGTTCGTGACGGCGTTCAACCTCCGGCTGTTCCTGCGGTAGCGCGGCCCGGACGCGGAGGGGTTCCGGCACGACGCGGTCCCGGAACGCCATCGAACCGGATTTACCGGCTCCCACGTTAGCGCGTCGTATGTTGCTCCAATCGGACGCCGTCGTCTCGCCGGTCGTGCGGTTCCCGATCGGACTCGTGGCCGGCGTGGTGGCGACGCTGGTGATGGACCAGGTGATGGCCCGCGTCGGCGAGGGTGAGACGCCGCCGACCGTCGCGGCGGGTGTGTTGACGCTGAGCCACCCGGATCGCGCACCGGAACGGCTCGCTTCGGTCGTCCACTACCTCGCCGGGCTCCTCACCGGACCGCTGTTCGTCTACCTCCTGTACGTCGCGGAGTTCGTGCTCGGTCCGGGTACACTCGGCGTCGTCGCCGCGGGAGCGGTGTTGTTCCTGCTGATGGTCGGCTTCTTCGTCGTCGTGGTGTTGCCCCGACCGGACGGTCTCTCCGCGAACCGCCGCACCGCCGTCGCTCGCGGGTGGGCCATCTCGGCGGCCGTGTACGTGCTCGTCGCGGTCCCCATCGTCGCCGTCGGGTCGTCGCTGTTCTGATCTGATCGGCGACCAGGTCGGGAGGGCACTACTGCCTCCGGCAGTTTGGGGTGGAGTCTGCAGATTGGGGGGACTCACACTCCGTACGGATCGAAGTCCGGGCGGGTGTCGGTGTCGCGCGGGAGGTCGTAGGCCTCTCGGAACCGGTCTGCCGTCGCAGCGCCGGCCGCTGTGAACAGGAGGACGACTCCGTACGGGGACTCGTAGGTCGTCGCGTCCGGCGGGTCCGGGTCGAGGAACAGCGCCTCGGCCGCCGGGTCTCCGACGCCCGGGACGGCGGCGAACTGCGACTCCAACGGGAGCAGGCCCGCGAGGACGGTCGGGACGAACGCGCCGTTGGGCAGTGGATCGCGCGGCTGGACACAACACGCACCGACGGGCTCACCGTCGTCGAGGATCGTCCGACAGCTCGGTTCGGGGTCGCCGGCACTCTCGGCGTCCGCCGCTGCCCACGCGTCGACGGCCGTACCGGGTGGGTCCACGTCGACCGCGAACGCCGTCGCGACGCCGTCATCGCGGTCGACACGTTCCACTCGCCACGGCTCCTCGTCGGCGTCCGGGTCGCCCACGAGCGTCGCGGACACCCGGTCACCCGTCCGGAGGTCGTCGACCGCCTCCTGTGTCGCCTCGTCGTAGCCCGACCGGTAGACGGTGTACAGTCGTGGCTCGTCGACACGCTGGAGGTTGAGGTGCGGGACGGACTCGACGACGCGGTAGACGCGGAACTCGCCGCGCCGTTCGACGGGCAGGTCTGTCGACGGCTGGTTCGACACGGTCACCGTAGGCGGTCGAGCCGCTTGGGGGTTCGGGGTCCGGTCCGGTTCGCCGGCACTCCGGCGGTCTCGTCACCAGTCGGCGGTTCCTCGGCGATTGCTCGCCGCCGGCGGACGGCGAGGCGTCAGTGTCGAGTGATCCGAGCCCCGAACGTGGACGTGACCGACACGACCGACACAGTCGAGGGGACCGACGCCGACGAGACGGACACTGGGGCAGACGTACGGACCGTCTTGGTCGTCGGCGACAGCGTCCCGGCCGGCGACCGGACCGACGCCGACGCGTGGCCGGGTCGACTCCCGGACCTCGTCCCGTCCCTCGCGGACGCGACTGTCCGGACCCGCGGTGGGATGGGCACGACACTCCCGGTGGTCGCGGCGTCTCTCGCCGAGTGGCTCGACGCCGTCGCCCCGGGAGAGCGACCCGAGACGAGCGAGGGGTCCGTCGTCGTCCTCGTCCACGCGGGCCACAACGACGCCCAACTGAGCGGCGGCGAGCCGCGGGTGGCCGAGGCGACGTTCCGCGACGCCGCCGTGGAGGTCGACCGGACGCTGTCGACACACCCGGCGGTGCACACGCGGGCGTTCGTCGGACTCGTCCCGCTTCTCCAGCTCGACGAACCGGGAACGGTCCCGTTCGCGGACGCGCAACCCGACCGGTCGCTGCAGTACGACGAGACGCTGGCGGAGACCGTCGACGACCACGTCCCGGTCGCACGACCGGTCGACGACTGGCGCGACCGGACTGCGGACGGCGTCCACCCGGACGAGACGGGACACGCGTTCCTCGCGGAGCGAGTCGCGTCGTGGGTCGAGAGTGCCGACTCGTGACCCGACACGAGCGACACCTGGCTCGACACGGACGAGTCGACGGAGTCGTGAGGAGAGGTTCGTGTCGTCCGGGCCACCACGGCTCCGTTCGGTACACTCCTCGTGAGGGATAGAAACGTAATTAGGCGACCGGTCGACAGAGGAGAGACGTGTTGCAGCACGAGCCCGCACGCGACTGGCCCGACCGGCCACTGACGCCGGCCGAGGCCCGGTCGGTGTACGAGCGCGACGACGACGCCGTCGCCGTGTGGGTGTTGGACCACGCCGAGAGTGTCCGGACGAGACTCGTCCCCGACGACACGCCGGTCGGTGCCGTCGTCGACGTGGTACTGGAACGCGACGGGTCCTTCCAGGTGTACAGCTACACTGCCGGCCGCTGGGTCGACTTCGGGCCGTTCGACACCGGGTCCGTCGACACCATCGCGACCGCCGACAGACTCTCGAACTACCGAGTGTTGGACGGCTACTCGCGCGTGATCTGACCGGTGGCGTCCGTGGGCCCACGAAACCCACATGCTGCTGGCGTCCCTCCGGCGCGTATGGAGCAACCGACCGAGGCGGACGGGTGGCCGGACCGGCCACTGACGGAGACAGAGGCAACTGCGCTACTCGACCCCGAGGTCGCCTCGGGCGTCGAGATCGACCCGAGCGAACTCCGGACGACCGGTGGCGACGCCGTCGCGGTGTGGGTGATGGACCACGAGAGTGCCGTACGTGCGCGGTCGGTCCCGGCCGACGCTCCCGACGACGCCGTGATCGACCTCGTGGTCGAGACGGAGGTCGCATTCGAGATGTTCAGCTACACCGGTGGTCGGTGGGTCGACTACGGAACACAGTACAAAGACGACGAGGACGCCCCCGACATGGCCGGGACGCTCGACAGCTACCGCGTGCTCGCCGGCGGCTCCGACGCCGTCTGAGTCGGCACAGAATCGAGTCCGTCTCCACGGCCGACGGTCTGGTGAAACCACTACGTCCCGAGGAGTGCGTCCCACCGAGCGCCGGGCGTGATACTCGTGTGAAACCCTCAAACTACTCGTAGGCGGCCGTTAGTACGTGCCTGCGAGAGAATCAGATCGAAAATTTGCGGTGGTTTGAACCCGGTAGTGTGATACGGGTTCACACCGAGATGAGCGGAGCGGTCACGCGGGAGGCGTCGGTAGAGACACTGACGGTTCCCACTGTCGTGTTCGCGCCGGGGGGAGACGGGGTCGCCCGGGTGGTCGGAGTCAACACCGCGTTCGAACGTGTGTTCGGCTTCGACGAGGGGGCTGTCGTGGGAGAGCCCGTGGCGAGTGTTCTCTGCCCACGCGGACACGGGACCGACGGTGGAACCGACACGGAGTCGGTGGGTGGTAGGTCCGGACGTGATGAGGCGGGTGCGTCCGAGGGGGGTGACGGGGGTGACCCCGAGGCGGGTCTCACGGACCCCACCCGGGCTGGTGTCGTCGAGACAGCTGCCCTCGACGGGCGGCGTGTGCGGACGGACGTTCGTCGGGTGACCGAGGACGGTGTCCGCGACT from Halobaculum sp. MBLA0147 includes the following:
- a CDS encoding SGNH/GDSL hydrolase family protein, which translates into the protein MTDTTDTVEGTDADETDTGADVRTVLVVGDSVPAGDRTDADAWPGRLPDLVPSLADATVRTRGGMGTTLPVVAASLAEWLDAVAPGERPETSEGSVVVLVHAGHNDAQLSGGEPRVAEATFRDAAVEVDRTLSTHPAVHTRAFVGLVPLLQLDEPGTVPFADAQPDRSLQYDETLAETVDDHVPVARPVDDWRDRTADGVHPDETGHAFLAERVASWVESADS